Genomic DNA from Candidatus Eisenbacteria bacterium:
ACACCATCGTCGACCTGCTGGCGATTCAGAAGGAGATTCACACGGGAATCTTCTGCACCATGGACGGCACCACCGCCGGGAGCGGGCCCGGTCCGCGCACCCTCATCCCCCATCGGAAGGACGTGATCCTCGCCTCGGCGGACCAGGTGGCGATCGACGCCGTGGCGGCGCGGATGATGGGCTTCGATCCGATGTCGATGCAATACATCGCCCACGCCACCGAGAGAGGTCTCGGCCAAGGGGACCCGCGGGAGATCGAGATCGTCGGCGACGAGGACGTAGCCGCCGAGCGCTGGAACTTCAAGGTGGGCGTCAACCTCGGCACCGGCACGGGGATGCTCCTCTGGCGTTCCCCGCTGAAAGTTTTCCAGAAGCTCTTCTTCCGCACGCCTCTGGTGAACATCTTCGTCTTCGCCAGCGAGTACTACCACGACCATTTCTGGTATCCCCTCAAGGGGCGGAAGGTGGTGGAGCGATGGAAGAAAGAGAGCCCCTGGGGACGGCTGTTCGAGGAGTATCCGGAATAGCGGGGCTTCCGTTTCTCCCACTCCCTTCCTTCACCCTCTCGTAGCGGTTGTGGAAGGAGAATCCGACTCCGGGTATCTCTAGGCCGCCCCCGCCGCGCGCGCGCGGAAGGCGCGTAGCTGGGGGAGAAGGAAGGCGAGCGTGACCACCGTCGCCAGAGTGTCGGCGACGGGGAAGGCGATCCAAACGCCGCGCACGCTCCAAAAGAGCGGGAGAACGAGCACCAGCGGAAGAAGGAAGATCACCTGCCGCGACAGGGTCAAAAAGAGCGCCGGCAGCGCCCGGCCGACGGCGAGAAAGACGGTCGAGCCGACGATCTGCAAACCCACCAACGGGAGGGCGAGTATGATCCAGCGGAGTGCGCGCACCCCCTCGTCGATCAGCGCGGCGTCCCGTGTGAAAATCGAAAGAATCGGGCGCGGAAGAAGAAGAAGCACGAGGAACGCCCCGGTCGCGAAGACGGTGGCCGCGGCGAGGGCGATCCGCACCACCCGATCGGTCTTGTCGAGCCGGCCGGCGCCGAAATTGAACCCGGCGATCGGCTGCAACCCCTGGGCGATTCCGATGAGCGGCGTTAGCGTGAACATCACGAGCCGCCCCACAACCCCCCATACCGCCACGTAGAGATCACCGCCGACCGAACCGAGGGTCCGGTTCAACGCCACCGCGAGCACGCTCCCCGAGACGGAGCGGGCGAAGGCGGAGGAACCGAGGGCGAATGTCTCCCGGAGCACCGGCCAGTCCGGCCGGTAACGCCGCGCTCCCGGCTTCAAGCCGGTCCTCGCCGAGAGGAAGTAGGCGGCCATCCACCCCATGGACACGAACTTGGAAATCGTCGTCGCCCAAGCCGCGCCGCGAATTCCCCAGCCGAAACCGAAGATCAGGATCGGATCGAGGATGATGTTCAGCGCCGCGCCGACCAGCATGGTCATCATGGCGGTTCGGGCGCTCCCCTCGGCGCGGATCACGTTGTTTCCCGCCATGGCGAACGTGTGGGGGAGCGTGCCGATGAGAAGAACCCACATGTAGTCCCGGGCGTAGGGAAGAATCGCGTCACTCGCTCCGAAGGCGCGGAGAAGCGGTTCCAAAAAGGCGTAGCCGGCCACGGTGAGCGCCGCCGAGAAGAGCGCCGTCACGAGAAGCATGTTGGCGAAGGCGGTTTCCGCCCGCGCAAGGTCCCCGGCCCCGATCGCCCGCGAGATGATCGACGCGGCGCCGATCCCGAGCATCTGGCCGATCGCCATGGTGAAGACCTGAATCGGGAAGACGACGATGATCCCGGCGATGCCGAGGGTTCCCACGCCGCGGCCGACGAAAACGGTGTCCACCATGTTGTAGAGACCCATCACGAGCATGCCGATCACGGCGGGAGTGGAGAGCCGGAAGAGCAGCCGGCCGAGCCGGTCCCCGGCGAGCACGTGGTTGTTTCCGTTCATCGGTTCCTCGGGTCCTCTCGATCCTTCGTGGAAACGGTCCGTCCGGGGAGGGGATGGAAATCCCGGCCATCATACCGCGGCGCGCCGGTTCGCGCAACGGAGCGACGCAAGGTTTTCGCCGCAAATCGCCAGAGCCGGTTTTCCGGCGCGCACGACTCGACCTTTATCCTCTCTTGACCGGAATGTGCTTGGCGTGTATCCTATTCATGTTCTTTTCTTAGCTGGGATACGCGCGCGGTCGCACTATCAAAAGAATCACTTCCCGTTCCGCCGTCCACTGTCCCGCTGCGCGGTCTTTTGACCCGATTTCATCACCATGACAACAGGGTCGAGGTGGCTAACATGTGCGTGTACAGTCAGTTCTGGCTAAAATGGGAAAAGAAAAACTTGGCCCCATACGCGGTGCACAGCGATCACCCCTGGTACACCAATCGTAACATCCGAGACACCGTCGAGTATGCACTGGACCGTCATGGCACGCGCAGCCGGTACCGAACGGCTTTCGAAATCGACAAGGATCGTGTCGCCAAAAGCCAGGCTTTCCGGCGAATGGAATACAAAACCCAGGTTTTTGTAACCCATGA
This window encodes:
- a CDS encoding MATE family efflux transporter, giving the protein MNGNNHVLAGDRLGRLLFRLSTPAVIGMLVMGLYNMVDTVFVGRGVGTLGIAGIIVVFPIQVFTMAIGQMLGIGAASIISRAIGAGDLARAETAFANMLLVTALFSAALTVAGYAFLEPLLRAFGASDAILPYARDYMWVLLIGTLPHTFAMAGNNVIRAEGSARTAMMTMLVGAALNIILDPILIFGFGWGIRGAAWATTISKFVSMGWMAAYFLSARTGLKPGARRYRPDWPVLRETFALGSSAFARSVSGSVLAVALNRTLGSVGGDLYVAVWGVVGRLVMFTLTPLIGIAQGLQPIAGFNFGAGRLDKTDRVVRIALAAATVFATGAFLVLLLLPRPILSIFTRDAALIDEGVRALRWIILALPLVGLQIVGSTVFLAVGRALPALFLTLSRQVIFLLPLVLVLPLFWSVRGVWIAFPVADTLATVVTLAFLLPQLRAFRARAAGAA